One genomic segment of Fervidobacterium pennivorans includes these proteins:
- a CDS encoding L-cysteine desulfidase family protein, whose product MIRNVFFDNVKLSYGCTEPVAVGLSVAVGKDYLKGELERLEIVMDRNTYKNGLEVGIPGTHLHGFEIAAMLAYLVGDSKLGLEVFKNVTTEVISKAYEMKDKVTVKYENDMRLHIKTKLVGENEVIVEITDSHDNVTRIVVDGDEILNVQSSVNFKKETARSITLNEIFDYVQNPEEDVLEIVRQAIQYNVEISRIGLDTQGNFGRILEGIPRYVAAGVDQRMSGALLPVMTVAGSGNQGISCIVPVAVVADELGVSQDKKEKAILLSILVTIYIKAYTGMLTPICGAGSIASAGAAAGIVYLKDGTVEQIKNSINNVLATLFGMTCDGAKRSCALKASIGTQMALNSVKLSLNDTNIPCGNGFAAKDVEETIRRLELLTNSLRNFDEDVINFIGHC is encoded by the coding sequence ATAATTCGTAATGTTTTTTTTGACAACGTGAAGCTCTCTTACGGGTGCACAGAACCTGTTGCTGTTGGGTTATCTGTCGCCGTGGGGAAAGATTATCTGAAGGGTGAACTGGAAAGGTTAGAAATAGTAATGGATAGAAACACTTACAAAAACGGTTTGGAAGTTGGTATTCCAGGAACTCATCTACACGGCTTTGAAATTGCAGCGATGCTGGCTTATTTAGTAGGTGATTCCAAACTTGGGCTCGAGGTCTTTAAAAACGTGACAACCGAAGTGATTTCTAAAGCGTATGAGATGAAGGATAAGGTTACTGTGAAATACGAAAACGATATGCGCTTGCACATAAAAACAAAGCTTGTGGGAGAGAACGAGGTAATTGTTGAGATAACAGATTCTCATGATAATGTTACTAGAATCGTTGTGGATGGAGATGAGATACTGAATGTACAATCGAGTGTGAATTTCAAAAAAGAAACAGCACGAAGTATCACACTGAACGAGATATTTGATTATGTGCAAAATCCTGAAGAAGATGTCTTAGAGATTGTTAGACAAGCTATCCAATACAATGTCGAGATTTCAAGAATAGGTTTGGATACACAGGGAAATTTTGGAAGAATACTTGAAGGTATACCACGGTACGTTGCTGCTGGTGTTGACCAAAGAATGAGTGGAGCATTATTACCTGTGATGACTGTTGCTGGCAGTGGAAACCAGGGGATTTCTTGTATAGTCCCTGTAGCAGTTGTTGCGGATGAACTTGGTGTATCGCAAGATAAGAAAGAAAAAGCAATTTTGCTTAGTATACTTGTTACCATTTACATAAAAGCTTACACAGGGATGTTAACCCCAATATGTGGAGCTGGTAGCATAGCTTCGGCAGGTGCGGCAGCTGGTATTGTGTATCTGAAGGATGGAACAGTCGAGCAAATCAAGAACTCCATCAACAACGTACTTGCTACATTGTTTGGTATGACGTGCGATGGTGCAAAGAGAAGTTGCGCGCTAAAAGCAAGTATAGGTACTCAGATGGCATTGAACTCAGTCAAGTTGTCTTTGAACGATACAAACATACCTTGCGGAAACGGATTTGCCGCAAAAGATGTGGAAGAAACTATAAGGAGATTGGAACTTCTGACCAATTCTCTTAGAAACTTTGATGAGGATGTTATAAATTTTATAGGACATTGCTAG